The window AATCAAAATATCTCCTGTAGCCTGAATCGTCCCAACATTGTTCACGATCTTTCCAGCATTCAGATCCATGTTTCCACCTAGAATTTCTCCCTCATCATTTAATATATCATTTCCTTTGATAATCAATGTCTGTCCACCGTAAATCGTCTTATCCTTGTTGTTTTGAACCTTGTTTTGAGCATTAATTTCAAGATGTTTCTCAAATGCAATCAAATCATTGTTTGTAATGTCATTTCCACTAATTTTTCCATTATCTCCAGTAATTATTGCATTGTTCACAATATTTCCTTGCCCATTAATAATAACTGTATCTGAAGAAATATCACGGTTATTTGTAAAGTCATTTGATGTAATCTGAATAAGCCCTGTACCCGTTGTATTTCCATTGTTTGTGATGTTTCTTCCTGAGATAATTAACCTTTGCTGTCCGTGAAGATTTCCATCTAAATTAATATCCTGCGTTGTTGTCAACACAGTGTTATTAGCTTTAATTGTCCCAGTATTATCAAACTTCTGAGCATTCTGCATTGATATATCGCCTGATAGTATCTCTCCTGTATTCGTAATCTTTGAATTATCAAATAAAATTTTGTTGTTAGATGCGACTTTACCATTATTCATAACATCTGCATTCGCTGAATTCACATCATTCATAGCCAAAATTTCCCCTGTATTTGTAAGTTTTTGAGTATCAAGATCTACATCTCTACTTGAATGAATCTGTCCACTATTTGTAGATTCATTTACTTTAGCCTTAACGTTGCCAGCACTAATTTTACCAGCATTTCTTAACTCAAATCCTTTAACTTCAACATTTTTCCCCTCAATATTTCCACCATTATGATTCACAAGTGAATCTGTAGCTGAAATATCAGAGTTAGTAGCAACTGTTCCTGAATTTTCCAATCTCTTAGATGAAATTTTGTCTCCTGACGCAATTTTTCCTGAATTTTTTACATTTTTAGCTGTTAATCTACCATTTGTAAGTATTTTACCGCCATTATCCACATCGTCTGCAGAAATTTTTCCTGACGCCAAGACTTTTCCAGTATTCGTTACATTTTTTGATTTAAAGTCTTTGGTATTAATTTTCCCTGAATTTTTCACATTATCAGTACTGATATTTTCCGCTTGAACTTCACCTGAATTTTCTGCATTTTTTCCTGACAAGTTACCATTTGCTAAGACTTTCCCGCTGTTTTTAATATCTTTTGAAACAGCTATATCGCTTCCTGTCTCTACATTTCCACTGTTTTCAAGATTTCCATTGACTGTAATTTTTCCATTTGACCTAACATCTCCTGAAGTTTCCAAATCATCTGTTGAAATTTTACCTACAGCTGCAATTTCTTTTGCATTTTTCACTTTTTTTGCTTTAAAATTTCCTGCAGCAATGATTTTACCATTATTTGAAACATTATCTACCTGAATATTTTTCCCCGAAACTTTTCCAGATGATACAATATTTTTAGCTGTAAAATCATCATTTGTCGATATCTCTCCAGTATTTTTTACATCTTTTGTGACCGTAACCTTATTAACTGAAGCCACTGACCCGCTATTATTTAATTTCCCTGAAATCTGTGTCGTTTTTGAAACTTGAATTTTTCCTGAATTCGTTAAATCTTTTGTTTTCAAATTTCCATTTGCAAATATTTCAGAATCATTTTCAACATCTGCATTCAAGCTAATATTACCATTAGCCTGTGTTTGACCTGCTAATTTTACAGTATTTGCTGTAATATTAATATCCTTGTCAGAACTGGCTATCTCTGATTGCGAATAATCAGAACCTTTAATTTCAATACCATTTCCCTTAATTTTAGCAACATTAATTTTACCGTCAGCTGTAATTTCCAGCTTTTCATCTTTCGAATAAATTAATGCCCTTGAATTTACTCCAGCACCTTTATCTGTACTAATTATTCTAACCTGTCCAGCATACATTGACCCAAGATTACTTGCGTCTATAGCCACTGAATTTATCCCACCTTTTGAAGTCACTGCTCCACTATTATCTACAAAATTTTCTCCCAAAGTTACGTCAACCTTGTTTCCGACAAGATTTCCCTGCATTTCCAAAGCTTTTGCGATAACATTAACATAGTCAGTATTTGTCGCATCAAATCCATTCGCTCCAATTACGACTCTCCCTTTTTCCACATCAATTCCTACAACATCTCCATCTTTCAGCTTAACTCTTCCTGTTGTCGGTATAAAATTCCTTATATTTATTGTTCCTGCCCCATTTAAGTAAATTCCATTTTCATTAGACAGAATCACATTTACCTTATCACGGCTCAATGCTTCAATATATCCCTCAATTTGTGAACGGTTAGCACCGTTTACCTGCAGCAAGATTAAATTTGCAGCCTGATTTGGACCTAAATTCGGATTTGCATTAATTAGTCCAGCAAGATGGCTTCGTCCCAAATTATCAGCGTTATTAAGCACTTGACCTTCATGTCCAACATTATATTCCAAAAATTCATTAATACTTACACCCCGATTATTCGGAGTAGAAATATTAATAATTGGCGTTCCATTTGCTGAAGTGTCCAGTTTCGTATTGTGCTGAGAATTAGGGTCCAGCACTAAATTTGCCGCGAAAATATTCATATTCATTGATACCAAAAGCAAAAATGCTACTGATTTTTTTAAAATTTTATTCTTCAAATATACGCCTCCTTCTTTTCTGTTATCCTTAGTTTTTTTATCAATCTTTCAATCAAAAAGAAATTTTCAATGCCGTATTAAAATATATTTCCTGCTTTTTCGGATTCAAATATTCTGAGTGTGAAATTGGCTTTGCATACCCAAAATTAAAATCTAGATACTTTGTATCCAATCTAATCCCTGCCGTAGCACCTGTCATATATCCTTTCCCGTATTTTGAACTATCATTGTTGACTCTCACATATCCATAACTGTACCCAAAATATGGTGATACAATTGCTATTTTTTTTATAGGAATATTGTAAGATATTTCATTTCCAATCTCTATTGCTTTATCCCCTGAAATTGTACTCCTATGATAACCTCCTACACTTCCAACACCTCCTATAGACTGTCTCTCGCTCCCATAGAGCGTGTCATTTGAAAAAGTTGAATAAATGTTCGCCCTATATACAAAATGCTCTGTCACGGGCTTGTAATAGCTCATATCAAGCGTATACTTATCAAATTGTGCCTTAGGAGTTGTGCTAAGCTTCCCATCATCTATCTCTGCTCCAAAAATTTTAAGCCCTTTCTCATAACCTAAATTTACTCCAAAAAGTCCCTTAAACAGAGATGTCGTATAACTAATGTTAGCTGTACCTATTGCCAGCTTTCTATTAGATAAAACTGCTCCTTCCAAGTAATTATCATTATGCTTTCTTTTAATTCCAATTCCAGCTGTCAACTTACTTTTCTGATTTCTAAAGAGTATTTTATCTAAATTCATAGAAAGCGTATGACTGGAAGTATACAGGTCATAAACTGTATTAGATGCATAAAAACTGCTTTCCTGAATACTTTTACTCGAACCTAGTTTCATTGTATAGTCTCTGAATTTCATCGTGTATCCGAAATTAAACATATCCATACGCCTTTTATACGGCAGCCAGTCTCCCTTTGATGGATCATACCCAATTGGTCCAATTGGCAATATTTCTCCAGGTTTTAGTTGTTCTGCTCTTTTCTTCCAGCTTCTGTCAGGCATTTTCTTAGGAACGGTCAAATATGTAAAATATACATTGTCTCCTATCCCTAAAGGACTATCGATACTAAGGCTGACACCTTTTCTCCAAATACCATCCTGCTTGTTGTCTCCGTAATTATTTGAAATTAAGCTAACAGAATATTTATTTTTAAGAATATTTTTCACTTGAATTTTTGAAGTATTTTCTTTCTTTCCAGGTAATACCTCCATTGTCATGTTATTTGCCTGTATCGAATTAAAATTTTCTGTAGCCGTGTCTAAATCTCTTATATTGAAGATTTCCCCCTTATTTTTCTTAAACATGAAAAACTCCTTTAATTTATCAAGACCATTTTCCGAATTAATTTTAATCTCCTCTATTTTTCCTGGAATAACTGCCAAATTTAATTTCCCTGTTGTCAGGTCATTATTAGACATAACTGTTACCGTCGAAGTTGTATATCCTTTTACAATTAATTTATTTGTGAATTCTGTTAAAAGATTTGTGATGTCCGCTGAACTTAATTCTAGATCCTTGTACTTGTCAATGATTCTTGATTTGTCTTTCTTTGACAGTAATCTATTATTGTCTCTTAAATTAATTTCAGTAATTAAAAATTTTTTAGAATTGTCAGAAGAAACTATTCCTTTAGCTTCAACATTTGAGCCTTTATCAAATTGCGTATTTTCAAACTCTGATTGTTTTTGCTTTTGTTCTATTCTAAGCCTTTCCTGTTCCAACTGTCTTTCTTGGTTATCTAAAATCTTTCTAGCTTCATTTTCAGGAGCTGACATACTTATAACAGAAATTAATACTGCTAAAATTACAATAATTTTGTTCATCGTTTGCACCTCCTTTCAAAAAATCTATTTTTTTTTTGACTTAGAATAATAACGAATTATACAGGAATTTCAAAAAAATGTCAAGCTTTTGATAAAACATAGAAAGAATTGTATCAAAATTTTTAATTTTTAATACAGAACTTCCTTTCAAACATGCTCTATATCCTTCAAAAAGCGGTCAGATTTAACGAAAAATAGATTTTTGGTATAAATCCTTGGGTAATGGTAAAAGAATGCGTCTATGAGCTTTATTTTGCCAAATTTTGATTATTGATATAATTCTTTTGAGAATAAGGGAACTTTTTATAATAAAAAATATTAAAAACTACATTTTGGGAATTAAAGACTACAAGATTCATATAATGTAGTTTTATTTATTTTAAATTTTATTTTTTTATATAGAGGGGCTTTTTTATATACCATTTTTATATATTACTCTTTTAATATACCTTTTTAGATGGTCGCAAACACTTGTGAATACTGGTTTTGAATACATTAAAAAACAAGAAAATCAGTAATTAAAAACAAGTTTTTCAGTAGATTAAAAACAAGCACTTGTTGGGAATTATAATATTGATTAAATATCATAAAAAATATAATGATATTTAATATATCTATTCTTTTTAAAAAAGTTTTAAAATTTTTTATATTTTAAAACTTTTTTAAAGTTTTTCCCCCCTCGGAAAGCACTATAAAATATGGCATAGAGTATATTTTAAAATAACAAAAAGTCTGTATTAAATAACAAAAAGTCTGTATTAAATAACAAAAAGTCTGTTATTAAATAACAAAAAGTCTGTTATTAAATAACAAAAAGTCTGTTATTAAATAACAAAAAGTCTGTATTAAATAACAAAAAATATAAAAAGATATGTATTTTTGATATTTTGTATGATATAATATAGAAAAAATAAGGATGTGTAAAAAATGAATAAAATTGTAAAATTTCATAATGATTTGAACAGTATTAAATTTTCTTCTTTTAGAGCTGTTGAATACGATCTTTTTTTTGCTATTTTATATAAATTAAAAGATAAACAGGAAGAAGAGATTATATTGACTTTTGAAGAATTAAAAAAACTTTCTGAATATAAAAAAACTCAAAATAAATATTTTATAGATTCACTAATAGAAATAAATCAAAATTTATTATCTATCAAATTAAACTTCAAAAATTATACTGAAGGACTTTATATTGGAGCTACTTTTTTTACTTATTACGAAATAAATGAACAAGAAAAAACTTTATCAATTTCAGTAAATCGGAAATTGACTTATTTAATTAACGATTTAACAAAAAATTTTACTCAATTAGAATTAAAGAAAATGTCTCAAATGAGTAGTAAATATTCAAAAATAATTTTTCGATTTTTGAAACAGTATGATAATACTAAAAATAATACTAATTTTTGGGAAATTGAAATAAATGAGTTTAAAGAGTTGTTAAATATTCCTTCTTCGTATTTAATGGCAAATATTGATACTAGAATTTTAAAACCTGCATTATCAGAGTTATCTCCTCTTTTTTATAATTTAAAACTTATTAAAAAGAAAAGGGGGCGAAAGATAGATCGTTTAAGATTTGAATGGAATACAGAAACTGTTGAAATGAAAAAAAAGAAGGAAAATGAACCAAAAAAATCAGAAGTTGAATCAAAAAGAAAATACAAAATCATAGAAAATACTCCTAAAGTAGAAGAAAAAGAGAAAACTTTAAGTGAACAAATTAAAGAAGAACTTGAGATGGAACAAGAAGCTTTAAATAGAAGTACCACTTTATTAGGAGCATATATTGCTGGATTAAAAGATGTAACAAATAACTCAATTATAATCGATTCTAAAAGACGTATAAACTTGAGAAAAGAGAAAATTGAAAAATTGGAACAATTTTCTAATTTGGCTGATGACGAAATTGATGAGAGTTTGGAAAAAGTGATACAGAAAGTATTGGAGATGGAGATTAAGTAGTATTTTTTGTGTGTTTGAGGGAATTTAAAAACAGGATGATAAAACTACCATCCTGTACCATATATTATATTTTGAGTTTACACAAAATTCTGGACACTCTCTTTTTACTATTACCACTTATTTTTTATTTATCTCCATAATGAGAACCACATTGAACAATTTTTATAATCCCATCTTCAATTTTATAAACAATCCTGTTCCCAGCATCTATTCTTCTGCTCCAATATCCACTAAAATCATATTTCAGAGCTTCCGGTTTGCCAATTCCTGTATAGCCATTTCTATCAATATCTTTTATAAGTTCCAAGATTCTTTTAAAAACTTTTTTATCATTTTTTGCCCAGTATTGAAATTCTTCCCATGCTTCATCAGTCCACGATTTAATCATAATCGACCTCATGAACCGTTCCACCTGTTTTTTCCATTTGCTCAATAGATTTTTTTAATCTTTCAATATTTTTTGGACTATAAAAAGGATCTGAATCTAATTCAAATGGCATTCTTCTTTCACGAGTGAATTTTTTTGCAAAAATATTAAATGCTGTCCCTATTGAAATTCCTATGTCCTCACAAATTTTTTCCATTTCTTTCTTTGTATCTTTATCTATTCTAAAATTAACAACAACTTTTTCCATATAACATCAATTCCTTTCGTTTGATATAATTATTATATCATTTGAAATTATTTTGTCAATATATTTAATAATATTTTTTTGAGTTTACACAAAATTCTGGACACTCTCGAGTTTGCACAAAATTATGGACTCTCTCTTAATATATTTTAAATTTTTCGCTCATCCTTTTAAAATTTCTTTCTTGAATATCATTGTATTTTTCAAAAAAGTCTTTTGGTAATTCATCTTTAAATAATTTTAATAATTCTTTATATAATCTTCGTTCTTCTATACTAAGAGAATAAGAGCTTTTTGAAATTATTTTCTTAGAAGTAAATATCGTTACTTCATCTAAAGAAGTAGGACTCATATATGCTCCTCTTTCATTGCTCAGATCTATAGAAGTTAATAAATTTAGAATTATTGAAGAATATTTGTTTTTAGAATCCATTACACTTTTCACGTATTTTTTTTCTTGTTTTTCGCCATTTTCATCAAATGAAAACCAGTGTAATTCTACTTGTTTACTATTTTTTTTTATAATCCATTTCCCGTATCCGTAGTTCTCATCTGGGGATACATCGTATTTATGTTTCTTATTGAAAGAACTATAATAATTGTCAATATTTTCTAAAGTAAAACATTTTAAAACTTTTTCTTTTACTAGTGATTCCATAGAATCTATTTTAGATTTTAGTGGAAACAATTTAAAATAAAAAACTAATTCATCTTCGTTCTCTTTATTCAAAATATATCCATAGCCTTCAGAAGGTTCTGGTGGTTCTCCTCTAAAAAAATCATAGTAACTCAAGCTATTCAAATACATAGATTGCCAAGAATAGCTCACATTTCCAAATACTAAAAATAAAATCACTATTAGTTTTTTCATTATTTATCATCCTTTTTGATTTCCAAAATTTTTAATCCGTTAAATTCTATGGTTTCTCCTATTTTCATTTTTTCAAAACCTTTATGTTTTTTATTAATTTTTTCTATAATATTTAACGGAGTTCCTTTATATCCTTTTTCTAATGCTGTTATAAAATTATCAGATTTAGAAACATAAAAAATCTATTAATATTTCTTTCTTCTGCTTGTCTTACACCTTCAAAGCTTTTATACCAATTTTTATCAACATCTAATTGGAGTGTCCCCAAAAATTTAGACTATTTTTTTAAGCAATTTTTTCATTTTTTTTCTTTATGCTTTCTTCGTATTCATTTGGACTTGTAAATCCTATTTTACTGTGGATCCTGCTATTATTATACCATATTTCTATATACTCGTATATTCCAGTTCTTAAATTTTCTAAATTTTCACTATGTACATATTCTTTTTTCAATGTTGTATGGAATGATTCCATGTAGACATTATCATAAGGATTCCCTTTTCTGCTATAAGATATGGAGTGTACCTAAAAGTTTGACTTTTTGGTATAAAAAAGGGCTCAAATCGATTGTAAATGGTCTTAAAATTGAAATGAGATTTTTTGATTGAATTTTAGGAAAAGAAGTGGTATACTATGGGTAAGAAAAAACCATTAGCGTGGAAAATATAAATTGCAGAAAACAGACTCTCTTCTTGAAGCAGGGTCTTTTTTTATGTTATAATATTTCGTCAAGAATGCAAACTTGGCAAATTCACGCTAATGGGGGGTGAGATAAATGTTTTATGATTTGACGGTTCTAGTAGCAATAATCGTAGTATCTTTGATTATTAGCAAACGATAGTTGAATCATCATCGGCACCCGAATATGTCTGTCAGTTGAAATATACTGGCAGATTTTTATATCTTTTAGGTGTCCGCAACAATGCATAAATAAATGAATAGAAGACACTATAAGGGTACTTTGATTTTGACGAGTAACCTTAAATTGTGTTATAATTAATTTATCAAAGTTATTATATCGTTTTTCTTTTCAAAGAATAATATTAAATTTCATACTTCCTAAACCAATTTTCAAAATGCTGAAAATTACTAAATTTAAAATTTTGTAAATGGTTATCATCTACATTTTTAACAGTTACAATTAATTCCTCATTAATTTCTTTAAAATTAATGATATTTAAATAATTATATCTCTCAAATACTTTATCTTTCATTTTTATTTTTCGATTTATATAATTAATAGCTTTTTCAGGATTGTTTACTTTAAATTCTTTTTCTAGAATATTTCCACAAATCTCCCTAAATTCTTTTTTTGTTTCCTTTTTACCAGATTTTTTAAATCTAAACTCATAACCTGAAACTTTACTTCTTCCTCGTCCTAAAGAATTCTTATATTTTTTGATAACTTTTAAATTAAATTCTTCTCCGAGTTCGTTCATTATTGGTTTCAAAATTTTGCTATCAATCTTGTCTGTTTTATAACTTTGTGGAATATCTAATAAGTACTTAAATTCTTCAATACTAACAATCCAAATTCCTGTGTATCTAAACTGTTTCATTCTTCGATAAAATTCTTTTGTATAAGTAGACTTAAAATTCACAAATTCTTCTAATTCAAATCTTGTAAAATTTGATGTTAATTCATTTAAGACATACTTAAATTCTTCATTTATTCCAATTGTAACAATTTGTTTTTCAACATTAATTGTATATTTTGTAAATAAAACGAACCGAGTCCATTCAACATCATCACCTATACGAATATTGCATTTTAAAAGCTTGTTGTAAGCACTGTCTAGCGTATTTACAAAATTCTTCATATCATTGTAAGGATATTTAATTAATTTTTTCAAATACTTAAAATCAAATTCTACATACTTTAAACCTTGGTCTCTAATTCTGCTACAAATTGATATTAATAAATTAATTTCTGTGGAATTGAATTTTCTTAATGCTACTGTATTCATATCATTATTAAATTTTACAACTTCATTAGCCATACAAACCTCCAAATTTTATTTTTAAATCCTAAATTAGTAAATTCGTTTTAATTATACACCCAAAAAAATAATTTTTCAACCCTTAGGGTTAAAAATGGTGATTTTCATGTTATTTTTGGGTGGTTTAATTAATTAAGCTTTGTTGTTTTTGGGTGGTTTATTTGTTATTTTTGGGTGGTTTAATCAATAAAATTTTGTTATTTTTGGGTGGTTTATTGTTATTTTTGGGTGGTTTAATAATACTCTAGACAAGTAAAAATGCGGTTTGTAGAGTACCTAAAAGTATAAAAAAAGAGTATATATATAAAAGGTATAATAAAATAGGTTCTATTTTTTAAATAAAAAAAACTCAAAAGTATTTTCAACCCCAAAATAACCAAAATTTGAAATAAATAAAATAACCCTATTTCAATCAAAAATATAATTCCCTGACTCCCAAAATGTAGTTTTTAATATTTTTGTAACAAAAAAGTATCTTTACTGCTTATTACTTTTTACAATTCACTATTTTCCATTTTCAAAAAAATTTTACTTCTCCTTTTTATTGATTTTACTTAATGAAAATGCTATAATAAATATACCATAGTGGAAAAAGATCCATAGATGTATACAAAATAAAAACATAAAAATAAGGAGAGTAACAACTCTCCTTTTGTTATTTCCAAGTTTCTCCAATTATAATAATTATTGTTTGTAAAATTACTATAACCAAGATTTTTATCCATAACTTTTCCATAGATGTATAATCTCCTTTCTTTCAAGGATTATTAAAATTATATCATTCTTTTCTCTATTTTAAAAAATAAAGCTATTGTATTGATAATATATTGAAATATTGATACAATAAACAAAAAAGGAGATGATTACTATGACAAATGCAAGTTTGAACATCAGACTAGACAAAGAAACAAAAGACAAAGCAAATGAACTATTTAATAAATTCGGAATAAGTATGACTACTGCTGTAGTTATGTTTTTAAGAACAGCAATTAGGGAAAATAGAATTCCTTTTGAGTTAAAATTAAACGAACCTAGTAATATAACGCTTCAAGCCATTGAAGAAGGAAGAAGAATAGCAAATGATGGTTACGATAACATAAAGGAGTTGAGAGAGGCACTTGGCGTATAAAGTTAAATTTACAGGACAATTCAAAAAAGATTTAAAATTAGCAAAAAAACAAAGGAAAAGATCTTGATAAATTGTTTAATGTGATAGAAATATTAGAAAAAGGAGAAAAACTCGAAAAAAAGTATAAAGACCATAGTTTATCAGGAGAATATAAAGGAACAAGAGAATGCCATATTGAACCTGACTGGTTACTAGTTTATGAAATAATGAACGATGTATTAATACTTATGCTATAGCGATTAGGTTCACATTCTGAACTATTTTAAGAATTCAATTCTATGTAAACTTAAAATCAAGATGATGATTCTATCATCCCGATTTAATTTTGTGTAAACTAATAGATGAATTCAGTATTTCGCTATTCTATTTACATAAAATTTACGCATCCATTTAAACCCCTATATAGTTGCTTTGCACCGCTTGATACTTTATATTATCAATATATTTTTTTCTGCTATTTTATTCAAATGTTTTTCTTTTTTTATAACTAATTAAAGTAAAATATGTTGTAATTTTCATACCTTTACTTAAACCTTTATTTATAAGCAACTTTCACTTCTTTCCCATGAAATGCAATCCCAATCTTCAAGATATTTTTTATCCCTCTTGCCTTTAGTTTAGTATCATATTTCTTCTCATCAATCTGTTTCAATGCCTTCTGTGCTCTCTCTTCCATCCCCTTTTTCGTCTTCGATATTTTAAATTCCATAAGGTAAGCTTTCTCGTTACTTTTTATTGGAATCATGGCAAGATCATATCTTCCGTATCCACTTTCATCATTCGAAATAATTTCATATTTCCCCATTAAAAATCCTACAAGCCCTATCATAAACACTTGGTATATTTTTTCCATTTCCTTGTCCAAGTCAAAAAAGCTCAGCATATTTATCATTATTTCTCCTAATGTTTCCTCAAATTTCTTGATATCTTCATTCTCAAGAGCCTTTATCAAAACAC is drawn from Leptotrichia sp. oral taxon 221 and contains these coding sequences:
- a CDS encoding Txe/YoeB family addiction module toxin — protein: MIKSWTDEAWEEFQYWAKNDKKVFKRILELIKDIDRNGYTGIGKPEALKYDFSGYWSRRIDAGNRIVYKIEDGIIKIVQCGSHYGDK
- a CDS encoding ShlB/FhaC/HecB family hemolysin secretion/activation protein, with translation MNKIIVILAVLISVISMSAPENEARKILDNQERQLEQERLRIEQKQKQSEFENTQFDKGSNVEAKGIVSSDNSKKFLITEINLRDNNRLLSKKDKSRIIDKYKDLELSSADITNLLTEFTNKLIVKGYTTSTVTVMSNNDLTTGKLNLAVIPGKIEEIKINSENGLDKLKEFFMFKKNKGEIFNIRDLDTATENFNSIQANNMTMEVLPGKKENTSKIQVKNILKNKYSVSLISNNYGDNKQDGIWRKGVSLSIDSPLGIGDNVYFTYLTVPKKMPDRSWKKRAEQLKPGEILPIGPIGYDPSKGDWLPYKRRMDMFNFGYTMKFRDYTMKLGSSKSIQESSFYASNTVYDLYTSSHTLSMNLDKILFRNQKSKLTAGIGIKRKHNDNYLEGAVLSNRKLAIGTANISYTTSLFKGLFGVNLGYEKGLKIFGAEIDDGKLSTTPKAQFDKYTLDMSYYKPVTEHFVYRANIYSTFSNDTLYGSERQSIGGVGSVGGYHRSTISGDKAIEIGNEISYNIPIKKIAIVSPYFGYSYGYVRVNNDSSKYGKGYMTGATAGIRLDTKYLDFNFGYAKPISHSEYLNPKKQEIYFNTALKISF
- a CDS encoding type II toxin-antitoxin system RelB/DinJ family antitoxin, with amino-acid sequence MTNASLNIRLDKETKDKANELFNKFGISMTTAVVMFLRTAIRENRIPFELKLNEPSNITLQAIEEGRRIANDGYDNIKELREALGV
- a CDS encoding IS3 family transposase translates to MESFHTTLKKEYVHSENLENLRTGIYEYIEIWYNNSRIHSKIGFTSPNEYEESIKKKNEKIA
- a CDS encoding type II toxin-antitoxin system RelB/DinJ family antitoxin, translated to MEKVVVNFRIDKDTKKEMEKICEDIGISIGTAFNIFAKKFTRERRMPFELDSDPFYSPKNIERLKKSIEQMEKTGGTVHEVDYD
- a CDS encoding replication initiation protein, coding for MANEVVKFNNDMNTVALRKFNSTEINLLISICSRIRDQGLKYVEFDFKYLKKLIKYPYNDMKNFVNTLDSAYNKLLKCNIRIGDDVEWTRFVLFTKYTINVEKQIVTIGINEEFKYVLNELTSNFTRFELEEFVNFKSTYTKEFYRRMKQFRYTGIWIVSIEEFKYLLDIPQSYKTDKIDSKILKPIMNELGEEFNLKVIKKYKNSLGRGRSKVSGYEFRFKKSGKKETKKEFREICGNILEKEFKVNNPEKAINYINRKIKMKDKVFERYNYLNIINFKEINEELIVTVKNVDDNHLQNFKFSNFQHFENWFRKYEI
- a CDS encoding replication initiation protein; amino-acid sequence: MNKIVKFHNDLNSIKFSSFRAVEYDLFFAILYKLKDKQEEEIILTFEELKKLSEYKKTQNKYFIDSLIEINQNLLSIKLNFKNYTEGLYIGATFFTYYEINEQEKTLSISVNRKLTYLINDLTKNFTQLELKKMSQMSSKYSKIIFRFLKQYDNTKNNTNFWEIEINEFKELLNIPSSYLMANIDTRILKPALSELSPLFYNLKLIKKKRGRKIDRLRFEWNTETVEMKKKKENEPKKSEVESKRKYKIIENTPKVEEKEKTLSEQIKEELEMEQEALNRSTTLLGAYIAGLKDVTNNSIIIDSKRRINLRKEKIEKLEQFSNLADDEIDESLEKVIQKVLEMEIK